Below is a window of Arabidopsis thaliana chromosome 2, partial sequence DNA.
aaattatatatatatatatatatgtatatatagtagcTATATGTGGAAGAAGACTGAAATAGAAACGACCAAACCAATAGCTTCAGGTCACGGTGACCTGGTCATGACCATGTCTACGAAACCTAAACTCACAATTATTGatcaaacaataaataattgaagaaaacaataaataaaacctaaatatcaataaacaaagtacacaaagaaaaagaaaacaaagagagtagTTTTCAAATGATTCTTACCAATTGGAGTTGCAGAGCACAGAAGACAACCGTCTTCTCCATCCAACGGTTAGCACTCATTTGGCATTTAAActcttactttttctttgtttttttttctgttttgttttgctttctagtttaaataatataatataattattacaaCTACTAATGTTACCGTCGTACGATTCAGAGACAACCTATTATTATAACATGTGCATATCCAAGTGAAATCATCACAGTCAAAGAAACTCATGGGGGCATTCTCGTTGTCCATCGGTTCATattaagaagataaaaagataataaagcAACAGAAAAACTTTTGGAACTTTAGTCATTTATTGACTGAGATTGATAGTAAATTTTTATAACACTATAGgctttcatgttttcttttctcctttctcgTATAtctttatgtttatatataaaatagtacataaaattttagtattttcgAATGTATTTTCATAAATCGTAAATGTAAAAGCCAAATGCAAATAGaagtgtgttttttcttcttctttcacatttacatttataatcGATAATATTGGTTGACGGcatattatataaactttttaaccaaaaagaacTTATAAAATACATTTGAAACATTATATAGAACTAATATAACTCAATTTAGAATACCTTTATAAACATACCACATATCACcttaaattcaatatttttactaGTTGTAATTAAAATAGTGATAACATGTCTTTTTCCTGAAACAGTAATATACATGTTTTTAAAGCCATATAAGCAGGTTGAGCAGAATGAATTAACATCATCACCTATGAAAAgaatagaaagagaaaataactTACCAATGAAGACGTGCTAGATAATTGTGAAGAATTGTAGGGCGGTTTTGTATAGATATTAGGGTTGCAACCACACCATACAGAACAATCATCATTTGAAATCTAGAGCTTTGGATAGAGACATGCGGTTTAATTGCGAATAAAATGCAatgtgattttaataataacgaatatatatataattattttcgTCACTATTAGAACCACACTGTACTTTGCGATTCTGTCTTCTTTTGAAGCCTACGAGTCACGTCTACTGAATCATTTTAagactattttttgttttattttcctaaTTCTTTGTCATATCTAAAGTTGAATCAATTATGGAATTAGCACTTTAAAGTGtatgtttttgtgattttaggAACATTTCAATGTACTCCCAAAAACAGGTAATTATAGGTGATagtgttttataattttcaccCCTTTCAGCTTACACtcactcttttattttttttctcgcCGTCGCGACTACCACCTCCGCCGCTGCCATTGACGGAGCCAACTGCCTCCCTCTCATTATAGCCAAATCCcagaaattttgattattttgctGGCTCTTCAATGACATGAAACCTACTGTTGAACTCACCATTGATGCTCAATTACTTCTCCATCACCTCAACCAAAATTTCGATTCAGATCTAGCGtggttgatcttcttctttgacgaAGCAAGCGATTATCATCCATACCTTTTCTGAATTTTAATTTCTCGATATCAATCAGAATTCTATCATCTCtcgttttattttaaaagaggaagaaggaaaaccATTGGAATCTTAATAGATTTGACTATTGTTTAAGATTGGATCCTTTGGGTTCACTATATAGTATCCATTTAGGATTTAACTTTCTTCCATTAAAAAGAAGTTACTTGATTTTATTGGGTTGATTAGAACAAGGTTGTTGGTATAGAAATGTTTGTGAAGCCatcgaaaaagaagaagaagatgacattAATTAAACTCTAAAGTAATTTTGTCAATTCAGTTCATAGAAAATGCATAACTCTATAAGCCCATTGTAAAAATGctcaatttcaaatttttgggcCAAATATTACTCATTTCTGTAAAAGCTCCATCTAAAATTAGTCTAAACTAGGTCTAATATGTAGTGAAACGAAAGGTCCATAGGATATATTGGACAAAGATTAATACGAAGAGAATTAAAGCTAATGAAGTTTGGGGAAAGAGTAACACAGACCTGACACTTGTTCTATCCATGGGAGCTTGCCACGTCAATCTCATTGTCTTTGGACTCGTAGACaaacataacttttttttttggtccgTAGACAAACATAACATGGGTGggttattacttttttttttttttggacaaaaaggTGGGTTATTACTTATTAATTTCGATTAAGAGATTTTCATGGTTTCGTAttcgattttatttttcttctaccGAATCAGAACGGGTACTTCTTTTTGGGTTCAGAAACAAATTCATGTTTGATTTGGCTGGGGTATTATTAGTGGTATCAAAGCTatatagaaaatgatttttttttttcgggtGGTGATCCATACCCTTACTATCCAACTAATTCTCTCAAAAAGTGTATACTTCGGCTCGCCGAATTTTTTAATGaacctaaaatataaaacaactTCGATTGGTTAAGGGTATTTCCAATAGtgatctttatatttttctctatttacaGAGGTGACTTTATTTTAGAAACATTGTGCTCTAATGGTTGTTGGGTATGTTTCTCATTGGgtcttttataaaataactaaGCTTTAATTCCAACAATAGTTACctctaaaataaaagaaaaatagaaatatctACATTGTATctctataaatagaaatgtCTACAATTTATCTctatttttcctttattttttaaaaaactctattttagaaGTGACCATTGGAGCACAATGCCTCtaaatataatcatttttaaaatatagaaaaatatagagGTAACCATTGGAAATGGTCTAAGTGAAAGtgatttagaaagaaaatatttttttttatgctaAGATATGGTGAAAATGCGAAATTGTTTagataaaaacatcatttatgaAATGAGGAACATATAACATATCTGTTAGTCACAATTGAATAGTTTTCTCAATgatctaaaacataaaataaattaatcagaaaaagaatatgatgatgaggaaatgtgattatttgtaaaatatataaaatttcatgaccctgttttattttctttttttcaattgtcCTTTGGCATTATAAGCCTCTCCATTCTGGGaactttgaaaaatcaatCACATCAGGCTCAGTTATCTTTTACTCAACCAATAAGTTGCTTTCCATTACCACTACCAATATTAATgtataaaatagataaatatatacagTTATATCTTTCATATTCATAATCACATGTTGTGACATTATTGTAATGAcataatacaaatatacacttctttcttcttttcaaaaccATATTTAACTCGAAATGAGGTCAAACTCAAATTATGATATGATATGGTGCTCATAAGTCATGGATCTAGTTTTTTATATACGTGTTTAAGTGGTTGTAGTGCATTAATCTATTTGATCGGATTTGAAGATAGATTAGAGATATATTATGTAAGCAAAACTAttagaaaagttgaaaatatataattacaaaaaggtaaaaacaaacagaaaagtTGGTAAAAATTAAAGCAAAGATCACACACACTTGAAAGCGATTTAAAGGGTCTATTGAATTGTTGTGATATTAAAGTGAGACCAAAACCATAGCTTATTGGTTACcttttcaaaacaaagaatctCTTTACCCACCAACTCCAGATTTAAGTATCATGCATTCATGCTAATTGGTAAATAATTCCTTCTGTAACATAAAAATGATTATCTTAGGAGAAAAAGTTTGACGTCACATAAGTCATAACTATAGATTTATCACTATCAAATTTTGGATTAAGTGACAAAAAGTCATTACATtaacatattttgattttgttttttttctttctagaaCAATTacatctctgtttcttctactACTGGACCCAACCATCATGATACTAGAAATGACCATTGAGAGACAAGAAGTTCacaatctttctctctctgtctcaaAGCTATAAGACATTTGACatcccaaaaccaaaaaacaaagcatTCTATGCTATTCTGTTCTGTTCTCCAATGTTGTCATCAGCAAAGCATAATAAGATCAACAACCATAGTGCCTTTTCAatttcctcttcatcatcatcattatcaacaTCATCCTCCCTAGGCCATAACAAATCTCAAGTCACCATGGAAGAAGTATGGAAAGAAATCAACCTTGGTTCACTTCACTACCATCGGCAACTAAACATTGGTCATGAACCAATGTTAAagaaccaaaaccctaataactCCATCTTTCAAGATTTCCTCAACATGCCTCTGAatcaaccaccaccaccaccaccaccaccttccTCTTCCACCATTGTCACTGCTCTCTATGGCTCTCTGCCTCTTCCGCCTCCTGCCACTGTCCTCAGCTTAAACTCCGGTGTTGGATTCGAGTTTCTTGATACCACAGAAaatcttcttgcttctaacCCTCGCTCCTTTGAGGAATCTGCAAAGTTTGGTTGTCTTGGTAAGAAAAGAGGCCAAGATTCTGATGATACTAGAGGAGACAGAAGGTATAAGCGTATGATCAAGAACAGAGAATCTGCTGCTCGTTCAAGGGCTAGGAAGCAGGAATGTGTCTCTCCTCACTCTTCTACTTTCTAATTCCTCTAAATCAACAGAATCTCGTATTAAATCAACAATTCCTCTGTACTAAAATTGGTCCATGGATCTTTCAGGCATATACAAACGAACTTGAGCTTGAAATTGCTCACTTGCAGACAGAGAATGCAAGACTCAAGATACAACAAGAGCAGGTAAAACTAACACTGACTTCTTGCTTTAATGCCTTAGTCTAATTTTGTCTTGAGAAACTTGTGCATTACTTCTTGCAGTAACTTTTTCTTGTGAATGTAAGATTCTGCTACTTAAGgccaatatttttatttttctgttttttggaaAATACAGCTGAAAATAGCCGAAGCAACTCAAAACCAAGTAAAGAAAACACTACAACGGTCTTCCACAGCtccattttgagaaaaatctaCTATTTCTTTTTGGGGGAGTTTCAAGTGTTTCttatgaagatgagaaaaacagaaaaagtttGTACATTTTAGCTAAGTTAAATTTGTGGTGGTAAgtaatgtaaaagaaaagtgTGTGTAGAAGAAAAGTGtctagaaaaagaaagcaactaactttcttcttcttctctggtttCCTATCAactcttttgacttttgtactttttttcttctctacttaACCTCTATTATTGTAATGCCAAGTCAAGTCCTTATCTAGCTAGTACATGAGTTTCTGTTTTCACTGGTTAAGCCATTACTGCACTGTATTGTCAGATGATATAAGTCTTCATAATGATGCtaagaagattttttcttggttGACTTCTTTTTGTGTATGCTTTATTAGCAACCAGAAACAACAGAGAAACAGAATAAATACCTAAGAGCAAATTTGGTAGCATCTAATGTTTTAATAAAAGTTGGGCCATGAATATGCTCACATTATAAAGTTGGCTTTATTAGTAACCAGAaacaacagagaaacaaaataaacaccTAAGAGCAAATTTGGTAACATCtaatgtataaataaaagttggGCAATGAATTTGCTGACTTCCTTCTTGTAGCAACTTTAAAGATGCTACAAATGCTTGCTTCATTCTGATCCAATAATATTTGTTCTTCTGATGCATCCACCTTCTTCCTCAAACATTTGGAACCAATCTAAAGGAATAATTAACAACAATATGATAGAGATGACATGTTATTCAGTGTAAATTTCTTAACTTTATTTAGCAGGCAGCACATAAAAAATGGGAAAGAATCAGCTAATCTTGATCCTCTATTTGacgaaaataaaatcttcaaaataccaaaagctatgaacaaaatattcaatctGCAAAACTAACGtgaaaaactctttttttttttctttggtcacAACATGAAACCTTATTTTTCTGCACtgaaaatttcatattataaCTTACAAATTCAACCacaaatgtttgtttttcttcttcaaaaggtCTATTGTTAACAATGATTTGTCACCTATTTGCATCTAGTATAGAATAAGGAAGGTTTTAGAATCTCTATGGAGTATTTTTCCCAAACTAATTTACGTTAAATCTTAATGTCAACAATGAAATAAGAAGATtcatttcatcataataactGGGTTCTGTTTCGTGCTGGACAAGTCTCATTCTTCCATAAACTGAGGTGTTGGTGGACTCATTTCCTTATTACTCTTCTCTGTACCTGCTTTAAATACTAATTAGATTCAGAAGTATGTTAATATATCtgtaaatgtatatattttaccGTAAGAAGCTCGATGAATCTCGACTTCTCTCAGTTCTTGGACAAGggcacaacaacaacacattaGATGTGACAAAAAGTCGTCAATGCACCCTCCCTGCAAATTCAAGACATCCGTAAAAACCTTAGCATCACGACCTTAAGAAAGTAGAGGTTTAATTGATGTACCGTTATGTTCAGTGTCTTTCGAAGCTTCTTCCTTATGCAGCAAGTATAGCAACAGCATGAGAGTATCAAAGAATACACGATTAGGTTCTTACACACTTCAGTTGAAGCtgtaaaaccataaaatcaaaattttgtatcaaaTTCTTGATAGCTCATacatggaaaaaaaactagtcTGCATTCATATAAGATTTCTTACAGATTTGCCTACTAGTTGCCACAGTGGAAATCTTTGCCAATGTACCACAGGGGAAAAAGAGTGTCTTCAAGCcttattttacaaattcaaaagtaGATAAGTATGAATCTTGAAGTGTCACTC
It encodes the following:
- the BZIP27 gene encoding basic region/leucine zipper motif 27; protein product: MLSSAKHNKINNHSAFSISSSSSSLSTSSSLGHNKSQVTMEEVWKEINLGSLHYHRQLNIGHEPMLKNQNPNNSIFQDFLNMPLNQPPPPPPPPSSSTIVTALYGSLPLPPPATVLSLNSGVGFEFLDTTENLLASNPRSFEESAKFGCLGKKRGQDSDDTRGDRRYKRMIKNRESAARSRARKQECVSPHSSTF
- the BZIP27 gene encoding basic region/leucine zipper motif 27 (basic region/leucine zipper motif 27 (BZIP27); CONTAINS InterPro DOMAIN/s: Basic-leucine zipper (bZIP) transcription factor (InterPro:IPR004827), bZIP transcription factor, bZIP-1 (InterPro:IPR011616); BEST Arabidopsis thaliana protein match is: Basic-leucine zipper (bZIP) transcription factor family protein (TAIR:AT4G35900.1); Has 164 Blast hits to 164 proteins in 25 species: Archae - 0; Bacteria - 0; Metazoa - 7; Fungi - 0; Plants - 157; Viruses - 0; Other Eukaryotes - 0 (source: NCBI BLink).) yields the protein MEEVWKEINLGSLHYHRQLNIGHEPMLKNQNPNNSIFQDFLNMPLNQPPPPPPPPSSSTIVTALYGSLPLPPPATVLSLNSGVGFEFLDTTENLLASNPRSFEESAKFGCLGKKRGQDSDDTRGDRRYKRMIKNRESAARSRARKQECVSPHSSTF
- the BZIP27 gene encoding basic region/leucine zipper motif 27 (basic region/leucine zipper motif 27 (BZIP27); CONTAINS InterPro DOMAIN/s: Basic-leucine zipper (bZIP) transcription factor (InterPro:IPR004827), bZIP transcription factor, bZIP-1 (InterPro:IPR011616); BEST Arabidopsis thaliana protein match is: Basic-leucine zipper (bZIP) transcription factor family protein (TAIR:AT4G35900.1).); the protein is MEEVWKEINLGSLHYHRQLNIGHEPMLKNQNPNNSIFQDFLNMPLNQPPPPPPPPSSSTIVTALYGSLPLPPPATVLSLNSGVGFEFLDTTENLLASNPRSFEESAKFGCLGKKRGQDSDDTRGDRRYKRMIKNRESAARSRARKQAYTNELELEIAHLQTENARLKIQQEQLKIAEATQNQVKKTLQRSSTAPF